From Candidatus Eisenbacteria bacterium:
CGCGAGGCATCGTTCCTGAACGCGTTCGGCCCGCGCTTCTTCGAGACAGAGGAGACCCGCCGGCGGCTCTCGGCCACGACGCTCGCGACGCTGGCGTCCGGCGCGCGGATCCGCACCTGGGAGGACCTCCTCGACGGCCGGGCCGTGGTGCACGACCTGACCCACTGGCGCATGCGCGAGTGGGGGTATGACCTCCCCCACCGCGCTCCCGAGGAAGCCGGGGCCATCATCGCCGAGGAGTCACGGCGACAGGACTTCGCCCTGTTCGAGTACTTCGAGACGGACCGCGCCGGGCACGATCAGGACCGGGCGAGAGCCACGCGCTGCCTCGCCGATCTCGACCTCGCGCTCGAGACCGCGCTCGCGAAGATCGATCTGGACGAGACCACCGTGATCGTCGCGAGCGACCACGGGAATCTCGAGGACCTGCGGGAGAAGACGCATACGAAGAACCCCGCATTCTTCGCGCTGTGGGGAAGCTGGAGGCCGGCCTGGGAGCCGGAGCGGCTCACCGATCTGGCGCCCCTGGCGTGGGAGGCGATGGGGCTGCCGGCGAGCGGACGGCCTGACGGGCGGTACGAGCCGGTGGCTTGAGGGACAGTAGACGCAGGACGAACGAAAGGCGGCTCAGCGCGGCGTGGCTCGTGCGGGCGGGC
This genomic window contains:
- a CDS encoding alkaline phosphatase family protein, with product MSRNDLPLSRGEPASSGGDHTRRRVLLFFIDGIGVGEDDPDVNPLATGAYPTLHLTRTRTPRARVGTPVLARGLDAGLGVPGLPQSATGQTSILTGVNAPRILGRHVSGFPGPTLRAVLESESILKRVRGAGREASFLNAFGPRFFETEETRRRLSATTLATLASGARIRTWEDLLDGRAVVHDLTHWRMREWGYDLPHRAPEEAGAIIAEESRRQDFALFEYFETDRAGHDQDRARATRCLADLDLALETALAKIDLDETTVIVASDHGNLEDLREKTHTKNPAFFALWGSWRPAWEPERLTDLAPLAWEAMGLPASGRPDGRYEPVA